One window of the Halanaerobium saccharolyticum subsp. saccharolyticum DSM 6643 genome contains the following:
- the nifJ gene encoding pyruvate:ferredoxin (flavodoxin) oxidoreductase yields the protein MAKQMKTMDGNTAAAHVAYAFTDVAAIYPITPSSPMAELVDSWSANGRKNIFDQEVKLTEMQSEGGASGAVHGSLAAGALTTTFTASQGLLLMLPNMYKIAGEQLPGVFHVSARTVATHALSIFGDHSDVMAARQTGTAMLASGSVQEVMDLAGVAHLASIKSSIPFVHFFDGFRTSHEYQKIEVLDYDDLEKLVDYGKVSEFRHRGLNPERPTTMGTAQNPDIFFQAREACNSFYEPIPDIVEDYMQEISELTGREYHPFNYVGAEDAKYIIVAMGSATDTIEETVKYLVDQGEKVGLIKVRLYRPFSEKYFMKALPETAEKIAVLDRTKEPGAVGEPLYEDVRSLFYDHENRPVIVGGRYGLSSKDTTPTHFKAVFDNLKEDNPKNGFTLAINDDVTHTNLEPKEHINTSPEGTVRCKFWGLGSDGTVGANKNAIKIIGDKTDKYAQAYFSYDSKKSGGVTVSHLRFGEQPIKSTYLIDEADYVACHNESYVDKFEMVQDLKDGGNFVLNCTWSKDELTENIPAEMKKYIADHDINFYTINAVDIAQEVGLGQRINMVMQTAFFKVADIIPVDEAVEYLKEAIQKSYGHKGDKIVEMNNKAVDKALDALVKIDVPAEWSNAESAEEKEEDDVPEFVKNVLEVVNAQKGDELPVSTFVGREDGHFPPGLSKYEKRGIAINVPNWLSDKCIQCNQCSLACPHAVIRPFLLDEEEAANAPEGFETLDARGKQLEGLQYKIQVSPYDCTGCGVCADVCPVDALEMTSFAEMAEKEADNWDYAIDEITPKEDKMDQFNIKGSQFQQPLLEFHGACAGCGETAYAKLVTQLFGDRMIIANATGCSSIWGGSAPVSVYTTNEEGHGPAWGNSLFEDNAEYGYGMFLANVQIRAKIADLMEEAIELDLDDKLTELMKEMLDNYNDGEKTQEIKKEMMPLLAKYSDNEVIAEIVDRKEFITKKSQWIFGGDGWAYDIGYGGLDHVLASGDDVNVLVFDTEVYSNTGGQSSKASPTAAAAKFAASGKKIKKKDLGQMAMTYGYVYVAQISLGANMNQAIKAIKEAEAFDGPSLVIAYAPCISHGLKKGMGCSVSQEKDAVKSGYWHLFRFNPELKGEGENPFIMDSKEPTESFREFLLSEVRFSSLQKTFPELAEDLFEKAEEDAEERYQSYKRLETAYAPKEDE from the coding sequence ATGGCAAAACAAATGAAAACAATGGATGGAAACACTGCTGCAGCTCATGTGGCATATGCATTTACTGATGTGGCAGCAATCTATCCTATTACTCCTTCATCTCCAATGGCTGAATTAGTTGACTCATGGAGTGCTAATGGTCGCAAAAACATTTTCGATCAAGAAGTGAAGTTAACTGAAATGCAGTCTGAGGGAGGAGCATCTGGTGCAGTACATGGTTCCTTAGCAGCTGGAGCTTTAACAACTACTTTCACAGCTTCTCAGGGATTATTACTAATGCTGCCTAATATGTATAAAATCGCCGGTGAACAGTTGCCTGGTGTATTTCATGTTAGTGCACGTACTGTTGCTACACATGCTCTATCAATTTTTGGTGATCATTCCGATGTAATGGCTGCTCGACAAACTGGTACAGCTATGCTAGCTTCCGGTAGTGTTCAGGAAGTTATGGATTTAGCTGGTGTTGCTCATTTGGCATCAATTAAATCAAGTATACCTTTTGTGCATTTCTTTGATGGATTTAGAACATCTCATGAGTATCAAAAAATAGAAGTTTTAGATTATGATGATTTAGAAAAATTAGTTGATTACGGTAAAGTTAGTGAATTCAGACATAGAGGATTAAATCCTGAGCGTCCTACAACAATGGGGACAGCTCAAAACCCTGATATTTTCTTCCAGGCACGTGAGGCTTGCAATAGTTTCTATGAGCCAATACCGGATATCGTAGAAGATTATATGCAGGAAATTTCTGAACTTACAGGCAGAGAGTATCATCCATTCAATTATGTAGGGGCAGAAGATGCTAAGTATATTATTGTAGCAATGGGTTCTGCAACTGATACAATTGAAGAAACTGTTAAATACTTAGTTGATCAAGGAGAAAAAGTTGGTTTAATTAAAGTAAGATTATATCGTCCATTCTCCGAAAAATACTTCATGAAGGCTCTTCCAGAAACTGCTGAGAAGATTGCTGTATTAGATAGAACTAAAGAACCTGGTGCAGTAGGAGAACCACTTTATGAAGATGTAAGATCTTTATTCTATGACCATGAAAATCGTCCTGTAATTGTTGGTGGACGTTACGGTTTAAGTTCTAAGGATACAACACCTACTCACTTTAAGGCAGTATTTGATAACCTTAAAGAAGACAATCCTAAAAATGGCTTTACACTTGCCATTAATGATGATGTTACACATACTAATCTTGAACCAAAAGAACATATTAATACTTCTCCAGAGGGTACAGTTCGCTGCAAATTCTGGGGTCTTGGTTCTGACGGTACTGTCGGAGCGAATAAGAATGCAATTAAGATTATTGGTGATAAGACTGATAAGTATGCCCAGGCATATTTCTCTTATGATTCCAAAAAATCTGGTGGTGTAACAGTATCCCACTTAAGATTTGGAGAGCAGCCAATTAAGTCAACTTACTTAATTGACGAAGCAGATTATGTTGCTTGTCATAATGAATCTTATGTAGATAAATTTGAAATGGTACAGGATTTAAAAGATGGCGGAAATTTTGTTCTTAACTGTACCTGGTCAAAAGATGAATTAACTGAGAATATTCCTGCGGAAATGAAAAAATATATCGCTGATCACGATATTAATTTCTACACAATTAATGCTGTAGATATTGCTCAAGAAGTTGGTTTAGGACAGAGAATTAACATGGTTATGCAGACTGCATTCTTCAAAGTTGCAGATATTATTCCTGTTGATGAAGCTGTTGAATATTTGAAAGAAGCTATTCAGAAATCTTATGGTCATAAAGGTGATAAGATTGTTGAGATGAACAATAAAGCTGTAGATAAAGCTCTGGATGCATTAGTTAAGATTGATGTTCCTGCAGAATGGTCTAATGCTGAAAGCGCAGAAGAGAAAGAGGAAGATGACGTGCCAGAATTTGTTAAAAATGTACTCGAAGTTGTTAACGCACAAAAAGGTGATGAATTACCTGTAAGTACATTTGTTGGCCGTGAAGATGGACACTTCCCTCCAGGACTTTCTAAGTATGAAAAACGTGGTATTGCAATTAATGTACCTAACTGGTTAAGTGATAAGTGTATTCAGTGTAACCAGTGTTCACTCGCATGTCCACATGCTGTAATTAGACCTTTCTTACTCGATGAAGAGGAAGCAGCTAATGCTCCAGAAGGATTTGAAACTCTTGATGCACGCGGTAAGCAGTTAGAAGGTTTACAGTATAAGATTCAGGTAAGTCCTTATGATTGTACTGGCTGTGGTGTTTGTGCTGATGTATGTCCTGTTGATGCTTTAGAAATGACTTCATTTGCAGAAATGGCAGAAAAAGAAGCAGATAATTGGGATTATGCTATTGATGAGATAACTCCTAAAGAAGATAAAATGGATCAGTTTAATATTAAAGGTAGCCAGTTCCAGCAGCCATTACTTGAGTTCCATGGTGCTTGTGCAGGTTGTGGAGAAACAGCTTATGCTAAGCTTGTAACTCAATTATTTGGTGATAGAATGATTATTGCTAACGCTACAGGTTGTTCTTCAATCTGGGGTGGATCTGCTCCTGTATCTGTATATACTACTAATGAAGAGGGACATGGACCTGCTTGGGGTAACTCTTTATTTGAGGATAACGCTGAGTATGGTTATGGTATGTTCTTAGCAAATGTACAGATTAGAGCTAAAATTGCTGATCTGATGGAAGAAGCAATTGAACTTGATTTAGATGATAAATTAACTGAATTAATGAAAGAAATGTTAGATAACTATAATGACGGCGAGAAAACTCAGGAAATCAAAAAAGAAATGATGCCTTTACTCGCTAAATATAGTGACAACGAAGTAATTGCGGAGATAGTTGACCGTAAAGAATTTATTACTAAGAAATCACAGTGGATCTTTGGTGGAGACGGCTGGGCTTATGACATCGGTTATGGAGGTTTAGATCATGTTCTTGCCTCTGGTGATGATGTAAACGTACTTGTATTTGATACAGAGGTTTATTCTAACACCGGTGGACAGTCTTCTAAAGCTAGTCCAACTGCTGCAGCTGCTAAGTTTGCTGCTTCAGGTAAGAAGATTAAGAAGAAAGACTTAGGCCAGATGGCTATGACTTATGGCTATGTTTATGTTGCTCAGATTTCTCTGGGTGCTAACATGAATCAGGCTATTAAGGCTATCAAAGAAGCTGAAGCATTTGATGGTCCTTCCTTAGTAATTGCTTATGCTCCATGTATCTCACATGGACTTAAAAAAGGTATGGGCTGTAGTGTTAGTCAGGAAAAAGATGCTGTTAAGTCTGGATACTGGCACTTATTCCGCTTTAATCCAGAGCTTAAAGGTGAAGGAGAAAATCCATTCATTATGGATTCTAAAGAGCCTACCGAAAGCTTCAGAGAATTCTTGCTCAGTGAGGTACGTTTCTCTTCCTTACAGAAGACATTCCCTGAGCTTGCAGAAGATCTCTTTGAAAAAGCAGAAGAAGATGCTGAAGAGCGTTATCAGTCTTACAAGAGACTAGAAACAGCTTATGCTCCAAAGGAAGATGAGTAA
- the tadA gene encoding tRNA adenosine(34) deaminase TadA, translating to MEDDIKYMKMALAEARKAYQRAEVPIGAVVICDDKVVGRGFNLREQTQDPTSHAEMIALREAAKNEASWRLENCQLYVTLEPCPMCAGAILQSRIKRLVYGASDPKAGAVNSLYQLLNDERFNHQVEVEAGVMKKEAAQLLKDFFRDLRERKDG from the coding sequence ATGGAAGATGATATAAAATATATGAAAATGGCCCTGGCAGAAGCCAGGAAAGCTTATCAAAGAGCTGAAGTTCCAATTGGTGCAGTTGTTATCTGTGATGATAAAGTTGTTGGCCGTGGGTTTAATCTCCGGGAGCAAACTCAGGATCCAACTTCTCATGCCGAAATGATTGCTCTGAGAGAAGCAGCTAAAAATGAGGCTAGCTGGCGCTTGGAAAATTGCCAGCTTTATGTGACTTTAGAGCCCTGCCCAATGTGTGCAGGAGCAATTTTACAGTCAAGAATAAAACGTCTTGTTTATGGAGCCAGTGATCCCAAAGCAGGAGCTGTTAATAGCCTTTATCAACTATTAAATGATGAGCGTTTTAACCATCAGGTTGAAGTTGAGGCAGGTGTAATGAAGAAAGAAGCAGCTCAGCTTTTAAAAGATTTTTTCCGTGATTTAAGAGAACGGAAGGATGGGTGA
- a CDS encoding class I SAM-dependent methyltransferase, translating to MDLFTLAAPFFDLAMKISGHHKVLVELGERIKKEELKSNFEKKNKSLLDLGGGTGELVNHLPQNLEITIVDPSKAMLKKGQKKSFSQPVNHILADAADLPFNDDLFDYLIISDALHHFRRVEPALKEAARVLKPGAKIYILEFDPSSFFTRLIVFFEKLAGEPVNFYQPQKLVSMLGKNELKTEHEYLNKSLYIIQGKKSFE from the coding sequence ATGGATTTATTTACATTGGCAGCCCCTTTCTTTGATTTAGCAATGAAAATATCCGGTCATCATAAAGTTTTAGTTGAACTTGGTGAAAGAATTAAAAAAGAAGAGCTAAAGTCAAACTTTGAAAAAAAGAATAAAAGTCTGCTTGATTTGGGTGGTGGAACTGGAGAATTGGTTAATCACCTGCCTCAAAATTTAGAGATTACAATAGTTGATCCATCAAAGGCAATGTTAAAAAAGGGGCAGAAAAAAAGCTTTTCCCAACCAGTAAACCATATACTTGCTGATGCAGCAGATTTACCTTTTAATGATGATCTTTTTGATTATCTTATTATTTCTGATGCTTTACATCATTTTAGACGTGTTGAGCCTGCTTTAAAAGAGGCAGCAAGAGTGCTCAAACCGGGAGCAAAAATTTACATTTTGGAATTCGATCCAAGTTCTTTTTTTACCAGATTAATTGTGTTTTTTGAAAAATTAGCAGGGGAACCGGTTAACTTTTATCAACCGCAAAAATTAGTCTCTATGCTTGGCAAAAATGAATTAAAAACTGAGCATGAGTATCTAAATAAATCACTCTATATTATTCAAGGAAAAAAGTCTTTTGAATAG
- a CDS encoding nitroreductase family protein: protein MMKVDKEKCIGCSKCLDDCLVNDIIMVEGKAQIKNENCFKCGHCIAICPVNAVTTSEYNMDEVKEYKEKEFSISADNLLNFIKFRRSIRQFKEKDVEENKIIKIIEAGRFTPTGSNQQDVSFTVVKDEIDKFRELILKNLNKKGKSILNNLRPETMKFKKYAEMWMQMYQDYQNESVHNDRLFFNAPIVIVISANSSINGSLASSNMELMANALNLGVLFSGFTLRGAKDKEEVRKFLGIKSNKEIVTAMVIGYPDVKYFRTVPRKEADINWK, encoded by the coding sequence ATGATGAAAGTAGATAAAGAAAAATGTATTGGCTGTTCTAAATGTCTTGATGATTGTTTAGTAAATGATATTATAATGGTCGAAGGAAAAGCTCAAATCAAAAATGAAAATTGTTTTAAGTGTGGGCACTGTATTGCTATCTGCCCTGTAAATGCAGTCACTACTTCGGAATACAATATGGACGAAGTAAAAGAATATAAGGAAAAAGAATTTTCAATATCTGCAGATAATCTCTTAAATTTTATTAAATTTAGAAGGTCTATTAGACAATTTAAAGAAAAAGATGTGGAAGAAAATAAAATAATCAAAATAATAGAAGCCGGCCGCTTTACCCCAACTGGCAGCAACCAACAAGACGTCTCTTTTACAGTAGTTAAAGATGAAATTGATAAATTTAGAGAACTAATATTAAAAAATTTAAATAAAAAAGGAAAATCAATACTTAATAACCTAAGACCAGAGACAATGAAATTTAAAAAGTATGCTGAAATGTGGATGCAAATGTATCAAGATTATCAAAATGAATCTGTACATAACGACCGTTTATTTTTTAACGCTCCAATTGTAATTGTTATTTCAGCTAATTCTAGTATTAATGGCTCTTTAGCCTCCTCTAATATGGAATTAATGGCAAATGCTTTAAATCTAGGTGTATTATTTAGTGGTTTCACCTTAAGAGGAGCAAAAGACAAAGAAGAAGTTAGAAAATTTCTCGGAATTAAAAGTAATAAAGAAATAGTAACAGCAATGGTTATCGGCTATCCGGATGTAAAGTACTTTAGAACTGTCCCAAGAAAAGAAGCTGATATCAATTGGAAATAA
- a CDS encoding DUF2330 domain-containing protein, whose protein sequence is MKKIILLLLIFLLLLPAAASADRGSIPYIPGVRIFEPSQDALIAWNGEEEILILATELYASEKTKILQVLPLPSEPEVKKSSRDVLRRANEFVMQKIFDDLRQPVLRNDMPETPAAEIKEEVVIGSHDILVVEVLNQNYFVNWVNNYLKEKGEKAPQIPETLKETINNYINRGYNYFVFDTIEVSPDPEMNEAISYTFKTDKLYYPLEITKSDHGVSEISLFILTDQNLINYNGIEKDRIIERTPAVELSIVDLAYISEDIDDLFTEKSDDFLIASSNTRLLNWSIKDNLANFNSDLLVDSKIEGLLKNEIIYQGTTFIDVQAEKNYPYSSEKEIETISGVAEMRMGSRMHPWLARSINGKALFSARTNKIITNFDAEGQKITVKGYSSKEAHIAMRDPIDKMPVLISIRDVFYVTEIVGWTPYNGIVVSSDGKLNDERTHFWLKDK, encoded by the coding sequence TTGAAAAAAATCATTTTGTTATTATTAATATTTTTATTACTATTACCAGCAGCTGCTTCTGCTGACAGGGGATCCATACCTTATATCCCAGGAGTTAGAATTTTTGAACCGAGTCAGGATGCTTTAATCGCCTGGAATGGCGAAGAGGAAATTCTAATCCTGGCAACTGAATTATATGCTTCAGAAAAAACCAAAATTTTACAGGTCCTACCCCTACCATCTGAACCTGAGGTTAAAAAATCAAGCCGGGATGTTCTAAGAAGGGCCAATGAATTTGTTATGCAGAAAATTTTTGATGATTTACGACAGCCTGTGCTCAGAAACGATATGCCAGAAACTCCTGCTGCTGAAATTAAAGAAGAAGTTGTCATTGGATCTCATGATATCCTTGTAGTTGAAGTTTTAAATCAGAATTATTTTGTTAACTGGGTCAATAATTACTTAAAGGAAAAAGGAGAAAAAGCTCCTCAAATTCCTGAAACATTAAAAGAAACAATTAATAATTATATTAATCGTGGTTATAATTATTTTGTTTTTGATACTATTGAAGTCAGTCCAGATCCTGAGATGAATGAAGCAATTTCTTATACATTTAAAACCGATAAACTTTATTATCCTCTAGAAATAACTAAATCAGACCATGGTGTCAGCGAAATCAGTCTGTTTATTTTGACAGACCAAAATCTTATTAATTATAATGGAATCGAAAAGGACAGAATTATCGAAAGAACTCCAGCTGTTGAATTAAGCATCGTTGATTTAGCCTATATTTCAGAAGATATTGATGATTTGTTCACTGAAAAATCTGATGATTTTCTAATCGCAAGTTCAAATACTCGACTTTTAAACTGGTCGATAAAAGATAACTTAGCTAACTTTAATTCTGATTTACTAGTTGATAGTAAAATAGAAGGGCTGCTTAAAAATGAAATAATTTATCAGGGGACTACTTTTATAGATGTGCAGGCTGAAAAAAATTATCCTTATTCTAGCGAAAAAGAAATAGAGACTATTTCGGGTGTAGCAGAAATGAGAATGGGAAGTAGAATGCACCCCTGGTTAGCTCGTTCAATTAACGGTAAAGCCTTATTTAGTGCCCGTACAAATAAAATAATTACTAACTTTGATGCTGAAGGCCAAAAGATTACAGTTAAAGGATACAGCAGTAAAGAAGCACACATAGCAATGAGAGATCCTATAGATAAAATGCCAGTTCTAATAAGTATCAGAGACGTCTTCTATGTAACAGAAATAGTTGGCTGGACTCCATATAATGGTATTGTAGTTAGCAGTGATGGCAAATTGAATGATGAAAGAACCCATTTCTGGTTAAAAGACAAATAA
- a CDS encoding MgtC/SapB family protein gives MSILILDWNGIMKLIIAAILASLIGYDREKQNKAAGIRTNVIVAVISCVIMILSVKVAQSSGLIDGVEGDPARLAAQVVSGIGFLGAGTIIKQEDKIEGLTTAASLWGVAGLGLAVGYGLYDISIAAALIIFISLRIAPSVKKRM, from the coding sequence GTGTCTATTTTGATTTTAGACTGGAATGGAATTATGAAGTTAATTATAGCGGCTATATTAGCATCTTTGATTGGTTATGATAGAGAAAAGCAAAATAAGGCTGCAGGAATTAGAACAAATGTAATTGTTGCTGTTATTTCTTGTGTAATTATGATTTTATCAGTTAAAGTTGCACAATCTAGCGGTTTAATTGACGGAGTTGAAGGTGATCCAGCTAGACTGGCGGCCCAGGTTGTCAGTGGGATTGGGTTTTTAGGTGCAGGAACTATTATTAAACAGGAAGATAAGATAGAAGGATTAACCACAGCAGCCAGTCTTTGGGGAGTTGCTGGTTTGGGTTTAGCAGTGGGTTATGGTTTATATGATATTTCAATTGCTGCAGCTTTAATTATTTTTATTAGTTTGCGAATAGCGCCTTCTGTAAAGAAGCGAATGTAA
- the cls gene encoding cardiolipin synthase: MNFLSFIPTGIIILNIIFIILLIFFERKDPTATWAWLLILTLIPVLGFILYLFFGLTPKKRKVFQRKQQADTLNNKVQYVNFYLDQQKPFFDHLEQSIMRIAFKNELPSEMGYNKLKIYSNGKDKFKDLFHDLKNAKKFIHANYYIINDDQLGNKFMRILAKKAEEGVEVRLLYDKMGCRDLSRYTLFNLEDSGVEVVSFAPFVLDINYRNHRKNLIIDGEIGYLGGINIGDEYLGFSDRFGEWRDTHLKIIGESVKSQQYRFLLDWKFASGKDLLEEEKFFPESKVKGDSAIQIVSSGPDSREAEIKAMFLKMIYEAEKTIYIQTPYFIPDQSMLEALIIASRSGVDVKIMIPDRGDHPFVYAANNSFVGQLLDAGARCYRYTKGFLHSKTICIDSRVLSIGTTNMDVRSFKLNFEINAFVYDKEKAKYHDNLFKEDLEFSNEITKEEFENRGWTMKLRESVSRLLSPIL, from the coding sequence ATGAATTTTTTATCATTTATACCTACAGGTATAATAATTTTAAATATAATTTTTATTATTTTATTGATCTTTTTTGAGAGAAAAGATCCTACTGCAACTTGGGCCTGGCTTTTAATTTTAACTTTAATTCCTGTGCTTGGTTTTATTCTTTATTTGTTTTTTGGATTGACTCCGAAAAAACGAAAGGTTTTTCAGAGAAAGCAGCAGGCTGATACATTAAATAATAAAGTTCAATATGTTAATTTTTATTTAGATCAACAAAAACCTTTTTTTGACCATTTAGAACAAAGTATAATGAGAATAGCTTTTAAGAATGAGCTGCCTTCAGAAATGGGATATAACAAGCTAAAAATTTATAGTAATGGGAAGGATAAATTTAAAGATCTTTTCCATGATTTAAAAAATGCAAAAAAATTTATTCATGCTAATTATTATATTATTAATGATGATCAGCTGGGAAATAAGTTTATGAGAATTCTGGCTAAAAAAGCAGAAGAAGGAGTAGAGGTAAGATTACTTTATGATAAAATGGGTTGTAGAGATCTATCTCGGTATACACTCTTTAATTTAGAAGACTCTGGAGTTGAGGTTGTTTCATTTGCGCCTTTTGTATTGGATATAAACTATAGAAATCATCGCAAAAACTTAATAATTGATGGAGAAATTGGGTATCTTGGCGGGATTAATATTGGAGATGAATACCTTGGGTTTTCAGATCGTTTTGGAGAATGGAGAGATACACACCTTAAAATCATTGGAGAAAGTGTTAAAAGTCAGCAGTATCGTTTTTTATTAGATTGGAAGTTTGCTTCTGGTAAGGATCTTTTGGAAGAAGAAAAATTTTTTCCAGAAAGTAAAGTTAAGGGGGATTCTGCTATCCAGATTGTAAGTAGTGGTCCCGATTCTAGGGAGGCAGAAATTAAGGCTATGTTTTTGAAAATGATTTATGAGGCTGAAAAGACAATTTATATTCAGACACCATATTTTATCCCTGATCAATCAATGTTAGAAGCATTAATAATTGCTTCACGTTCTGGAGTTGATGTAAAAATAATGATTCCTGATCGTGGTGATCACCCATTTGTTTATGCCGCAAATAACTCTTTTGTAGGACAACTTTTAGATGCTGGAGCTCGCTGTTATCGCTATACTAAAGGTTTTCTACACAGCAAAACTATTTGTATTGATAGTCGGGTGCTTTCGATTGGTACAACAAATATGGATGTGCGTAGTTTTAAGCTTAATTTTGAAATTAATGCTTTTGTTTATGATAAAGAAAAAGCCAAATATCATGATAATTTATTTAAAGAAGACCTGGAATTTTCTAATGAAATAACTAAAGAGGAGTTTGAAAATAGAGGCTGGACAATGAAATTGAGAGAATCTGTATCTAGATTACTTTCACCAATATTATAA
- the lnt gene encoding apolipoprotein N-acyltransferase produces MGIILTFFAAALLTTANYYPNLYFLSWIGFLPFLYYLYNIKEGELDYKSIFFNGWNLGFWILVFTANFLYHSIKLYTGSSFFLIILILLLLFSLMSLIYPVFFLIYFYLQRNLFNNNKFNPFLFALCWTTMEMIRYYLLSFFPLGNLSYTQAEFLSFIQLAEIGGIWIVSFILVFVNGLLFQFIFQKKFKDVFFIVILFLIIFSFSNFKEQQYLQKIKAKNGYQNIEVGIITTKIDQNKKWTLKQLDQNIELTLGALSDLKQAELIIAPETNITFDFYADKNYRKKFLKQIAAEAESPIQIGSLAGRDSSKGRYNSSFLISETGEIISRYDKKLLLYFGETYPFLELLNRFTPYNFSSLNAGEKEVLFKTKNLKWKTVICSEILYPSFVKAKAAEFEFIVNQTNEAWFNNNRLLKNIMWQAAVFRAVENRVPVIKTGNYSYNGIIYPSGEYKKVLSNKNYHLFNLKIMEK; encoded by the coding sequence ATGGGGATTATTTTAACATTTTTCGCAGCAGCATTACTAACGACGGCAAACTATTATCCTAATTTATATTTTTTAAGCTGGATTGGATTCCTACCATTTTTATATTATCTTTATAATATTAAAGAAGGTGAACTAGACTATAAAAGTATATTTTTTAATGGTTGGAATCTTGGCTTTTGGATTTTAGTTTTTACTGCTAATTTTTTATATCATTCAATCAAGTTATATACAGGATCTTCATTTTTTTTAATAATATTAATTTTGCTTTTACTATTTTCATTAATGTCCTTAATATACCCAGTGTTTTTTCTGATATATTTTTATCTCCAGCGAAATCTATTTAATAATAATAAATTCAATCCTTTTCTTTTTGCACTCTGCTGGACTACAATGGAAATGATTCGTTATTATTTGCTAAGCTTTTTTCCGCTTGGCAATTTATCTTATACTCAAGCAGAATTTTTAAGTTTTATTCAATTGGCCGAAATAGGTGGAATATGGATTGTAAGCTTTATTTTGGTCTTTGTTAATGGTCTGCTTTTTCAATTTATATTTCAAAAAAAATTTAAAGATGTGTTTTTTATAGTAATCTTATTTTTAATTATCTTTAGTTTTTCTAATTTTAAAGAACAGCAGTATTTGCAAAAGATCAAGGCTAAAAATGGATATCAAAATATTGAAGTTGGAATTATTACAACTAAGATTGACCAGAATAAAAAATGGACCCTAAAACAATTAGATCAAAATATAGAACTAACCTTAGGTGCACTTTCAGATTTGAAACAGGCAGAATTAATTATCGCTCCAGAAACAAATATAACCTTTGATTTTTACGCTGATAAAAATTATAGAAAAAAATTTTTAAAGCAAATAGCAGCAGAAGCTGAAAGTCCTATTCAGATTGGTTCTTTAGCTGGAAGAGATTCAAGTAAGGGTCGCTATAATAGCTCTTTTTTAATTTCAGAGACTGGAGAAATAATTTCTCGTTATGATAAAAAACTTCTTCTTTATTTTGGTGAGACCTATCCATTTTTGGAACTGTTAAATAGATTTACTCCATATAATTTCTCTTCTCTCAATGCTGGTGAAAAAGAAGTTTTATTTAAAACCAAAAACTTAAAGTGGAAAACAGTAATTTGTTCTGAAATACTTTATCCCTCATTTGTTAAAGCTAAAGCTGCAGAATTTGAATTTATAGTAAATCAAACAAATGAAGCCTGGTTTAATAATAACCGATTATTAAAAAACATAATGTGGCAGGCAGCAGTATTTAGAGCTGTAGAAAATAGAGTACCTGTCATAAAAACAGGCAATTATTCTTATAATGGGATAATTTACCCTTCTGGGGAATATAAAAAAGTACTTTCGAATAAAAATTATCATTTATTTAATCTAAAAATTATGGAAAAGTGA